The genomic region TAAGGATTATCTATTTATGATTATATCTACACCAGCAGATTATTATTATAAAAAACCTTTAAAAATAAAAATAGAAGAAAAATATAGTCGTTCTGCATCTGGAGGGGTTGGGTTTACTAAAGCTTCTGGTAATTATGCCTCTTCATTTTATCCTACTAGATTAGCTAAAGAAGAGGGATTTGATCAGATATTATGGACAGATTCTTCTACTCATACATTGATTGAAGAATCTGGAACTATGAATGTATTTTTTTGGTTAAAAAATAAACTTATTACTCCATTATCTAATGAGAATATATTAAGTGGAATAACCTGTAAAAGTATTCTTTCTTTAGCTAAAGAAGAAGGATTAGAGATAGAAGAACGAAAATTAAGGGTTTCAGAAATTATAGATGGATTGAAAAATAAGATCTTAAAAGAAGCTTTTGGTTGTGGTACGGCCGTAGTTGTCACTTATTTTGAAATAATTAGTTATAAAGGTAAAAATTTTTTTTTACCTGATATTTTAGATAAAGAAAGGATATCAATTCGATTAAGAAAAAGATTATTAGATATACAACATAATTTATCGGTAGATCCTTTTGGATGGAGGTTAAAATTAAAAAGAATTTTGTAAGATCTATGAATAAAAAATTTCAATCCATAGAACATATAACAAAACAATCTTTATCTATTTTATATAGATTGGAACCTTGTCCAAGTTTGAATTTTCAATATACTAAGAAAGAATATATAGGAGATATTACTTTGATTTTATTTCCTTTATCTGAAAAATTAAAAAAACCTGTAGAAAAAATTGGAAAAGATATTGGAAATTATGTAAATAGTCAATTAGGAGATATGATCACTTTTTCTATTATAGGTGGTTTTTTAAATTTTATTTTTAAGGATAGTTATTATCTTCATATTCTTAAACAAATGTTGAATAAAAATTTTTATAATTTAAAATTACCATCTGAAAATATAATAGTGGAATACTCTTCTCCTAACGCAAATAAACCTCTTCATTTAGGTCATATTAGAAATAGCCTTATTGGACATTCTATATCCAAAATTCTGAAAATTGTGGGACATAAAATAACTAAAATTCAAATGATTAATGATAGAGGAATACATATATGTAAATCTATGATTGCTTGGAAAAAATTAGGTAAAGGAGAAACCCCTAATAGTTCCAAAATGAAAGGTGATCACTTTGTCGGTAAATATTATAATCTATTTGATAAAATTTATCATAAGGAAATTCACGATTATTCCAAAAAAAATAAAGATTACAATGATAAAAATATTCCTATTCTAAAACAGGCAAGAATTTTATTAAAAAAATGGGAATCTGGACATCATGAAACTATAAATATTTGGAAAAAAATGAACAAATGGGTTTATGAAGGATTTAAAGAAACTTATAAAAAGTTGGGAATCAATTTTGATAAAATAGAATATGAAAGTCATGTTTATAAATTTGGAAAAAATATTGTAAAAAATGGTCTAAAAAAAGGTCTATTTTTTAAAAAAAAAGATGGATCTATTTGGGTAAATTTGGAAAAAGAAGGATTTGATCAAAAACTTTTATTACGATCAGATGAAACTTCTGTTTATATAACCCAAGATATAGGAACTGCTGTAGAACGTTTTAAAAAATATTGTATAGATAGGTTAATTTATATTGTAGGAAAAGAACAAGATTATCATTTTCAAGTACTTTTTAGTATATTAAAACGTTTAGGATATATATGGGTAAAAAAATTATCTCATCTTTCTTATGGAATGGTAGATTTATCAAGTGGTAAAATGAAATCTAGAATGGGGAATATTATAGATGCTGATAGTTTGATATTAGAAATGTATTCCATTGTAAAAAAAATTTTTTTTAAAAATTTTTCCAATATGGAAAAAGAAAAATATTCTGAAGTAATAGGATTAGGAGCTATAAAATATTACTTTCTTCAAGTAGATCCTAGAAAAAGGATTCTTTTTCATCCAGAAAAATCTATAGATTTTAAGGGTAAAACTGGAACATATATTCAATACACTTATTCTAGAATTCGTTCATTAGAACGAAATTTTTTAAATTTATGTTCCTTAACTAATAAGGATTGGTCAAATATCAAATTTGATCTTTATGAAAAAAAAATGATTAAAATTCTTCAAAAATATCCATTAATATTAAAAAAATCAGCAATGTATTTGAATCCTTCTTTAGTAGCAAATTATGTTTATGAAGTTTCTAAAAATTTTAACAATCTCTATCAAAATAAAAGATTAATAGATCCTTTAAAGATTATTCATAGTAATATTAGAATGAATATTATTCATGTTACAGGAAATATTTTAAAATCAGGAATGAGTTTATTAGGAATCAAAATGCTTGATCGTATGTAATAAATAAACACACTTATGTTTGAATATTTACAAAAAAAATTAGATAAAGCTCTTCATATTTTCAAAGGAAATAGTAGAATAAACGAAATCAATATAGCAGAAACACTAAAAGATATTCGTAAAGCTCTTATTGATGCAGATGTTAATTATAAGATAGCTAAAATATTTGTTCAAAAAGTTAAAGAAAAATCTATTGGTAAAAAAGTACTCTCTTCTTTAAATCCAAAACAATTAATTATAAAAATAATATATGATGAATTAGTTTCCTTAATGGGTAAAAAAAATATAGAAATAAATATTTCTAATAATCCTACTATTATATTAATTTGTGGATTACAAGGTAGTGGAAAAACTTCTTTTTCTTCTAAACTTTCTTTTTTTTTAAAAAAAAAAAAGAAAAACCCTTTATTAGTAGCAGCCGATATTCATCGTCCTGCAGCTATAGATCAATTAAAAATTATAGCAGAAAAAAATAATCTTCCCGTATTTTTCTTAAAAAAAAGTAAAAATATAATAGAAATTTTTGACAAGTCTCTTATTTATGCTTCTGAAAAAAAATGCAATGTCATTATTATTGATACTGCAGGGAGATTAGCAATTGATAAAATTATGATGGATGAAATTCAAAAAATTTATCAATATTCTAAACCAGATGAAACTTTATTCGTTGTAGATTCAATGACTGGACAAGATGCTATAAATACTGTTCAAAGTTTTTCCAAATTTTTGAATATTGATGGAATAGTCATGACTAAATTAGACGGGGATAGTAGAGGTGGAGCAGCTATTACTATGTCTAGTGTCATTGGAAAACCTATTAAATTTATTAGTAATGGAGAAAAAATAGAAAATCTAGAAATTTTTTATCCAGAAAGAATAGCTAATAGAATTTTAGGAATGGGAGATATAGTTTCTTTGGTAGAAAAAATTCAGGAACAATTTGATGAGGAAAAAACTAAAAAAATTTATAAAAAAATATCAAAAAATCGTTTTGATTTTGAAGATTTATTAGAGCATATTCAACAAGTAAAAAAAATAGGAAGTATTAAAAATATTGTTTCCATGATTCCTGGTATGGAAAAAATTATTGATAATAAAAATAAAAAAAAATATTCTTTCAAAGAAATAGAATCTATTATTTTATCCATGACTCCTTATGAAAGGAATCATCCCAAAATACTTACTGATATAAAAAGAAAAAAAAGAATATCAAATGGATCTGGGATTTCATTAAAAAATATAGATCTTTTATTAAAACAATTTTCTAACATAAGTAAAATAATGAAAACTATTAAGGATAATTCAGGGAAAGATATTATAAAAAATTTTTTATCAAAAATTATTAATAAATAAAATATAATGTAAAAAGTTATTGGATTAACTTTAATAAAAGTTTTCTTTTATTGAAAATATTTTTAATTTTGTTCGTTATATGTTTAAATATCCCAATAGGGGTATTTTATTTTGAATAATATGAATGAGTAAATCATAATGAAAGGTTTTTTAAATAGAGATAGATTTTTAAGAATTTTAGAAAATATAAATATTTGGGATATTATTATTGTTGGAGGAGGAGCAACAGGATTAGGAATAGCATTAGATTCAGCTTCTAGAGGATTTAAAACTTTACTTTTAGAACAAAATGATTTTTCTAAAGGAACTTCTAGTCGTAGTACGAAATTGATACACGGTGGAATAAGATATTTAGCTCAAGGAAATATAAAATTAGTTTATGAAGCTTTGCAAGAGAGGGGGTATTTGTTAAAAAATGCTCCTCATTTAGTGAAAAAAAAACGATTTATTATTCCTATTTTTAATTGGAAAATGGGGATTTTGTATTGGACTGGTTTAAAAATTTATGAATGGTTATCTGGATCCTTGAGTTTTGGAAATTCTCAATTTTTATCTAAAAATGAAATACTAAAAATGTTTCCTGAAATTAGATCAAATAATTTAAAAGGAGGGATTTTATATTATGATGGACAATTTGATGATGCTCGTTTAGCTATTGATTTAGCACAAACTTGTGTTCAACAAGGTGGAGTATTATTAAATTATTTTAAAGTGAAAAATCTTATTAAAAAAATAGAAAATAAAATAATTGGAGTAATAGCTTATGATCTTGAAACTAAAAAAAAATATTCTATTTATTCAAAAATAGTGATTAATGCAACTGGAGTTTTTTCCGATACTATTTTAAAAATGGATGATTCCACATCTACTATTTTGATAAAGCCTAGTCAAGGAACGCATATTGTATTAAAAAAATCTTTTTTTAGTAGTTCAGATGCTATAGTAATTCCAAAAACTTCGGATGGAAGAATTCTATTTAGTATACCATGGTATGATCATGTTTTAGTAGGAACTACAGATACATTTTTGGAAAAAAGTGTTCTTGAACCCAAACCTTTAGAAAAAGAAATAGATTTTATTTTACAAACTTTTAATCAATATTTTTTATATAATCCGAATAAAAAAGACATTTTAAGTGCTTTTTCTGGATTACGTCCTCTTTTCGTACCTCCTAATTTATCTTATTCTTCTACTAAAGACATTTCTAGATCTCATAAATTAATGATGAGTCCTTCAGGTTTAATAACTATTATAGGAGGGAAATGGACTACATATAGAAAAATGGCAGAAGAAACCGTAAATAAAGCTATTGAAATTGGAAAATTAAAGAAAGTTTCTTCTATAACCAAAAATCTTAAGATTTTTGGTTATAGAACTGATTTTTATTCATGTAAAAATTATAATAATTGGGGGGATAAATATGGAGAAGAAGAAATTCATATTCAAAAATTAATTGAGGAAAATCCTTTATGGGGAGATCCATTAATTTATCAATATCCTTATCATTGTACAAAAGCAGAAGTTATATGGATGGTACGTTATGAAATGGCTAGAACAATTGAAGATGTTTTAGCAAGAAGATTTCGTTTATTATTTTTAAATGCTAAAATAGCAATAGATATAGCACCAATAATAGCATCATTAATGGCAAAAGAACTTTATCGAGATAAAGAATGGGAAGAATCTCAGATAGCTTCTTTTAAAGAATTAGCCATGCAATATTATTATCCATTTTGATTTTTTAAGGAGAAAATTTTTTGTAATTATTTATATGTTTATGAAAAAATATGTTCTATCGTTAGATCAAGGAACTACGAGTTCTAGAGCTATTATTTTTGATCAAATTGGAAATATTATTTCCGTAGCTCAAAGAGAGTTTACACAAATTTATCCTTATCCTGGATGGGTGGAACATAATGCAGAAGAAATCTGGTCTACACAAGCTTCAGTTGCTTTAGAAGCAATTTTAAAAGCAAATTTAGAAGGAGAAAATATTATTTCGATAGGAATCACTAATCAAAGAGAAACTACTGTAGTATGGGATAAAAAAACGGGGGAACCAATTTTTAATGCTATTGTTTGGCAAGATAGACGAACATCTAATTATTGTGATAAAATCAAGTGTGATGGATTAACTGAAATGATTAGAAAAAAAACTGGTCTTATTATAGATCCCTATTTTTCTGCTACTAAAATAAAATGGATATTAGAAAATATTCCAGGAGCTAAAAAAAGAGCTCATTCTGGATATTTAGCTTTTGGTACTATAGATTCATGGTTAATATGGAATTTAACTGGGAAAAAAATTCACGTTACGGATGTGACTAATGCATCTCGTACTATGCTTTTCAACATTCATACTCTTAGTTGGGATCAAGATTTAATAAATTTATTTGATATTCCAAAAACAATGCTTCCAGAAGTAAAATCATCTAGTGAAATTTTTGGTTATACAACTGGACATATACTTTCTCATAAGATTCCTATATCTGGAATTGCTGGAGATCAACAGTCAGCTCTTTTTGGTCAAATGTGTACAAAAATTGGAATGGTAAAAAATACTTATGGGACTGGTTGTTTTATGTTAATGAATGTAGGAGAAAATCCTGTTTTTTCTCAAAATAATTTAATAACTACTATTGCTTGGAAAATTAAAGATAAAGTTCAATATGCTTTAGAAGGTAGTGTTTTTATTGCAGGAGCCGTTGTACAATGGCTTAGGGATGGATTAGGGTTACTTTTATCTTCAAGTGAAGCAGAAATCCTTGCTTCTTCAGTAGAAGATACAGAAGGAATGTATATGGTCCCCGCTTTTTCTGGATTAGGGGCACCTTATTGGGATCAAAGAGCTAGAGGGACTATTGTTGGAATTACTAGGGGGACTTCTTCTGCACATTTTGTTCGTGCAGCTTTAGAAAGTATTGCTTTTCAAAATATGGATGTACTAAAAGCAATGGAAGCAGATTCTGGGATTTCTATTAAAGAAATTCGTGTAGATGGAGGTGCTACAGTAAATAAATTATTAATGCAATTTCAATCTGATATTTTAAATGTAAAAGTTGTTAAATCTAAAATTTCTGAACTTACAGCAGCAGGAGCAGCTTATTTAGCTGGATTAGCTGTAAATTATTGGAATAGTCTTGAAGAAATTCAAGATAATTGGAAAATGGACCAGATTTTTGAACCGAAAAGGATGTCCAGTCGTTTGGAAAGAATTCAAGGTTGGAAAAAAGCGATAAAAACAACCCGTACTTGGTCTAGTAAGTAAATTTTTTTTATAAAAATGAAAATAAAATGACAAAAATATATGCCGAGATTATAGGAACTATGATTTTAGTATTTTTAGGAAATGGAGTAGTAGCTAACGTACTTTTGTCAAAAACAAAAGGAAATGGGGCAGGATGGTTAACTATTACTGTAGGATGGGCTTTAGCAGTTTTTATAGGTATTTTAGTATCTTATCCTTATAGTGGAGGACATTTAAATCCATCTGTAACAATAGGGTTTGCCATAACTGGTAAGTTAAATTGGAATCTTGTCCCTTTTTATATTTTTGCTCAATTTATTGGAGCAATGTTAGGTGCTTTATTAGTATGGATTTTCTATAAAGATCATTTTTTAGAAACTAAGAAAGAACAAGATAAATTATCTGTTTTCAGTACAGGCCCTACTATAAAAAATTTTTTTTCTAACTTTTTAAGCGAAGTATTGGCTACATTTATTTTTATGTTGGTGAATTGTTACCTTACAAAAAAATATCCTATTGTAGGATTAGGGATTTTAGGGGCTTTTTTATCTTCTTTAGTTGTTTTGGGAATTGGATTATCTTTAGGTGGAACTACGGGTTGTGCAATTAATCCAGCTCGTGATTTAGGTCCAAGGATTATATATTCTATAATTCCAATTCCTGGAAAAGGTAAAAGTAACTGGGATTATGCATTTGTTCCTGTTTTAGGACCAATTGTAGGTAGTTCAGGAGCTGCTGCATTATATTTATTGTTATTCTCATAATAAAAAAACTTGTAACTTTTTTTATTAATTAAGTGTATAATATATATTAATGGATAATAAATATTCGATCCTTTTTTTTTAATAAGATTCCAATATGGATCACATAAAAATAGGAAAAAAATTGAAATTTTTTATTTTTTCTGATAGAGTTGGATCAGGATTACCATTATGGTTGCCTAGAGGCACAATTTTAAGAAAAAATTTAGAAAATTTTTTAACAGATATTCAAAAAAAATCTGGATATGAGATGATTATTACTCCACATATTGGACATAAAAAATTATATGTTATAAGTGGACATTGGAATAAATATGGAAAAGATAGTTTTAAACCTATTCAAACTCCTCATTCAGAAGAAGAATTTCTTTTAAAACCAATGAATTGTCCTCATCATTGTGAAATTTATCGTTCACAGGAATGGTCCTATCGCGATCTTCCTAAACGTTTTGCAGAATTTGGTACCGTATATCGTTATGAGCAAAGTGGTGAACTTCATGGACTTACAAGAGTAAGAGGATTTACTCAAGATGATGCACATATTTTTTGTACTTATGATCAGTTATTGGAAGAATTTAAAAAAGTAATAAATTTATTTTTTCATGTATTTCGTCGTTTAGGTTTTTTAGAATATACAGTTAGAGTATCACTTAGAGATCCCAAAAAAATAAATAATTATATTGGATCTGAAAAAAATTGGAAAAAAGCTGAGAAAGCTATACTTTTAGCGGTAAAAGAAGAAAAAATAGAATCTACGATTCATTATGGAGAAGCTGCTTTTTATGGTCCTAAACTGGATTTTCTTATTAAAGATTCTTTGGGAAGAAATTGGCAATTAGGAACTATTCAAGTAGATTATAATTTACCTGAAAGGTTTGATTTATATTATAGAGGTAAAAATAATGAAAAGCACCGTCCAGTAATGATACACAGAGCTCCATTTGGTTCTTTAGAACGTATTATAGCTATTTTGATAGAACATACAAAGGGGAACCTTCCTTTATGGATGGTACCTAATCAAGTGGTAATACTTCCTATAAGTGATAAATATATAGTTTATGCAAAAAAAATTTTAAATTTGATGTTAAATTATAATATTCGTGTTTTTATTGATAAAAGAAACGAGAAAATTGATAAAAAAATCAGAGATTCGGAAGAAAATAAAATTCCTTATATGATTATTTTGGGGGAAAAAGAAGTAATTACTCAAACTATTTCATTACGAAAACATGGATTAGGTCATATAGGAATATTATCTATTTCCAACGGAATAAACACTATTTTTAAAGAAATTAATTAAATTTATAAAACTATTATTATAAAAAAAAATTTTCAAGGGGGAATAAAAAAAGAGAATATATCGTTCATTTATAAAAAAAAGGAGGAACATCGTATTAATAATCATATAAATTCTAATCAAGTTCGTTTAGTTGGTGATTCTATCAAAAATGGAATTTTTATCCATTCAAGATGCAATTCAATTATCTATAGATAAAGGATTAGATTTGGTGGAGATAAACCCAAAAGTTGATCCTCCAATATGTAAAATATTGGATTATAAAAAATTCCTATATGAACAAAAGAAAAAAAAGAAGCAATTTAAAGCAAAACAAATTAAGGTAAATACTAAAGAAATCCGATTTGGACCACAAATCGGAGATCATGATGGAAAAGTTAAAATAAAAAGTGCTGAAAAATTTTTAATGAGGGGGGATAAAGTAAAAGTTTTTGTTTTTTTCAAAGGGCGTTCTATAGTATATAAAGACCAAGGAAAAATTAAATTGCTAAAATTTGCAGAAGAAATTGAAGAATATGGAAAAGTTGAACAAATGCCAGTTATGGAAGGAAAAAGAATGTACATGATATTAGCCCCAAAAAAAATTTAGTATGCCAAAATTAAAAACAAAATCCGGAACTAAAAAAAGATTTAAAAAAACCGCTAATGGATATATAAAAAAAAAACATGCATTTAAAAATCATCTTTTAACGAAAAAATCAAAAAAAAGAAAACGGAAACTTTCTACATTTTCTCTATTAAAAAAGTCTGATCAAAAGAATATAAAAAAACAATTCTAAATTATAGAAAAGCATGCCAAGATCTACAAATTCTGTTTACTCAAGACGAAAAAGAAAAAAAATACTTAAATTAGCGAAAGGATTTTATGGAGCTAGAAGTAAGGTTTATACAATTGCTAAAAATGCGGTAGAAAAATCTTTTAGTTATGCTTTTTTAGGAAGAAAAAAAAAGAAAAAATATTTTAGATCTCTTTGGATTCAACGTATTAATGCTGGATCACGTAAATATGGAATTTCTTACTCCAAGTTTATGAAAAAAATATCTGATAAAAGTATTAAAATTAATAGAAAATTTCTTTCAGATTTTTCTATGAATCATCCGGATATTTTCAAAAAAATAGTGGATGATATTACCTTATAACAGAGAGTTTTTTTTCTCAAAAAAAATTATCAATTTTTTTTTTATTAATTTTTTTTTCATAGAAGAAAAATAATCTATAAAAAGTTTACCTTCAATATGATCATATTCATGTTGGATAACTCTTGAACAAATTCCTTTTAAAGTCTTTTTTTTTTTATTCCAGTTATTATCGTAATATTCTATTAATATATGAGATTTTCTTTTTACATATTCCATGATTCCAGGAAAGCTTAGACATCCTTCATTGAATTCATATTCTTCTCCATATATTTTCAATATTCTAGCGTTAATAAAAACTTCTTGATAATTATTTTTTCCATTTTTTGATAGGTAAGGCGTTTTTACTATAAATAATCGGATATTTTTACCAATTTGAGGTGCTGCTAATCCTATTCCTTTTACTTTATGTAAAGTTTCAAACATATCTTTGATCAATTGATTAATTCGACTATCTTGGTAATAGATATTCATATCTATATCGATACATTTTTTTCTTAAAATTGGATTTCCATAAAGTATTATAGGTAAGATCATAGATTAATTTTTTTTCTTTTTTTTTGAAAGATAAGATTGTAAAATTAGGGTAGCACTAATTTTATTTAAAATATTTTTTTTCTTTTTTTTTATCCCTAGTTCGATCATAGTGTAAAAAGCAATTTTAGATGTAAAACGTTCATCTAATCTATCTATTAATATTTTAGGATATTTTTTATGAAATTTAAAAATAAATTTTTGAATATATTTTTCTATTAAAAAATTTTTATTTTTTAATGTTTTAGGTAACCCTATAACAATTTTTTCTATTTTTTCGGTAACTATAAAAATATCCAAAAAATCCATTAATTTTTTAGTTGGAATAGATTTTAATCCAAAGGAAAATACTTGTGAAATATCTGATATAGACAAACCAGTTATCCTTTTTCCGTAATCTATCCCCAAAATTTTTTTCATTATTATAACAAATATATTTATATTATATATATTTTTGTCTTTGTTTGTATCAATTTTTATGAAAGTAAATCAACTAAAATTAGAAATAGAAAATTACTGGGATAAAAAAAAAGAAATATGGTCTACAAATGATAGTATAAGAAAAATCGTGATTCATGTTATTGATTATGTAGAACAAGGATCAATAAGAGTTTCGGAGTTTATAAATGGAAAATGGCAAGTCAATGAATGGATAAAAAAAGCTATAATTATGTATTTTTCTATAAAAAAAATGAAGACTATAGAATTGGGACCATTCGAATTTTATGATAAAATACCGATAAAAAATAAATTTAAAGAGAAAGGAATTCGCGTAGTCCCTCATGCTATAGTACGTTATGGGTCTTATATTTCTCCTGGAGTTATCCTGATGCCTTCTTATGTAAATATAGGATCTTATATAGGAAAAGAAACAATGATAGATACATGGGCAACTATAGGAAGCTGTGCTCAAATTGGAAAAAGAGTCCATATAAGTGGAGGAGTTGGAATAGGAGGGGTTTTAGAACCCATCCAAAATAATCCTGTAATTATTGAAGATGATGTTTTTATTGGATCTAGGTGTATTTTAGTAGAAGGAGTACTTATAGAAAAAGAATCCGTATTAGGAGCAAATGTTGTTATAACTTCCTCTACTAAAATTTTGGATGTAACAAATCAAAAACCTATAGAAATGAAAGGTATAATTCCAAAATATTCTGTAGTAATACCTGGATCCTATCCTAAAAAATTTCCTTCAGGAATATATCATATTCCATGTGCAATGATTATAGGAAAAAGAAAAGAAAGTACTAATAAAAAAATATCTTTAAATGAAGTGTTGAGAACGCATCATCTTATTTTGTAATTTTTTTTACTTATCATGTATTTTTATAAAGAAGAAATAGAAAAAAGTGTAAAAATATTGAAAAGAGGAAAATGTTTACTATACCCAACAGATACTGTATGGGGATTGGGATGTGATGCTTTTAATTTAAATTCTATAGAAAAAATATATAAAATAAAGAATAGAAATATTTCTAAATCTATGATTATTTTAGTAGAAAATATAGATCGTTTATACGAATTAATAGAGTATATTCCTAATTTAGTTAAGAAAATTATTCAGGATAATTTTATAAAAAAAGAGAAACCTATTACTATAGTATATAAAAAACCTCGTAAAATAGTTTCTAATTTATTGATCAATAGTCAAGATAACACTTTAGCTATTAGATTAACTAACGATCCATTTTGTTCTCATTTAATTAAAACATTAGATAGACCTATTATATCTACTTCTGCAAATTTATCAGGATTTCCAACTCCTAAATCCTTTTCTGAAATTAGTTATTCTATATTAAGTAAAATAGATTATTCTGTTAATTTTCGTAGAAGAGAAAAAGCCCGCTATAATAGTTCTTCTATACTAAAAATTATTTCAAATAAAATTAAAATATTACGTATGTAATTTACATGAATTTAGTTTCTGCTATTCATAGGGATATATTTCGTATTATTAGTAATTCTGCTAAAAAAATACAACAAGATTGTTATGTAGTTGGAGGTTATGTTAGGGATTTTTTACTTGATAAAAATCTTTCTCAAGATTTAGATATTTTAACAATAGGAGAAGGAATTAAATTAGCTAAAGAAGTTGCTAAACATATAAAACCAACTCCTAGAATAAATATATTTAAACGTTTTGGAACTGCTATGTTAGAATTTGATAATCAAAAAATAGAATTTGTTAGTTCTAGAAAAGAATCGTATCATTTCTATAGTAGAAATCCAATTATTGATTTTGGAACATTGCAAGATGATCAAAATAGAAGAGATTTTACAATTAATGCTTTAGCGATTAGTTTAAATAAAAATAATTATGGAAAATTATTTGATCCATTTGGTGGGGTATTAGATTTGAGAAAAAAAATTTTAAGGAATCCATTAAATTCAGATATTACTTATTCTGATGATCCATTACGAATGATGAGAGCTATACGATTTGCAACTCAACTTCAATTTATCATAGATAAATCTTCATTTAAATCTATTCAGAAAAATAAAAATAGAATCAGTATTGTTTCTATAGAAAGAATTACAGAAGAATTTAATAAGATACTTCTATCTAACAGGCCTTCTATAGGATTATTTTTATTATCTAAATCTGGATTATTATCAATAATATTACCGGAATT from Blattabacterium sp. (Cryptocercus punctulatus) str. Cpu harbors:
- a CDS encoding MIP/aquaporin family protein, whose protein sequence is MTKIYAEIIGTMILVFLGNGVVANVLLSKTKGNGAGWLTITVGWALAVFIGILVSYPYSGGHLNPSVTIGFAITGKLNWNLVPFYIFAQFIGAMLGALLVWIFYKDHFLETKKEQDKLSVFSTGPTIKNFFSNFLSEVLATFIFMLVNCYLTKKYPIVGLGILGAFLSSLVVLGIGLSLGGTTGCAINPARDLGPRIIYSIIPIPGKGKSNWDYAFVPVLGPIVGSSGAAALYLLLFS
- the thrS gene encoding threonine--tRNA ligase yields the protein MDHIKIGKKLKFFIFSDRVGSGLPLWLPRGTILRKNLENFLTDIQKKSGYEMIITPHIGHKKLYVISGHWNKYGKDSFKPIQTPHSEEEFLLKPMNCPHHCEIYRSQEWSYRDLPKRFAEFGTVYRYEQSGELHGLTRVRGFTQDDAHIFCTYDQLLEEFKKVINLFFHVFRRLGFLEYTVRVSLRDPKKINNYIGSEKNWKKAEKAILLAVKEEKIESTIHYGEAAFYGPKLDFLIKDSLGRNWQLGTIQVDYNLPERFDLYYRGKNNEKHRPVMIHRAPFGSLERIIAILIEHTKGNLPLWMVPNQVVILPISDKYIVYAKKILNLMLNYNIRVFIDKRNEKIDKKIRDSEENKIPYMIILGEKEVITQTISLRKHGLGHIGILSISNGINTIFKEIN
- the infC gene encoding translation initiation factor IF-3 is translated as MEFLSIQDAIQLSIDKGLDLVEINPKVDPPICKILDYKKFLYEQKKKKKQFKAKQIKVNTKEIRFGPQIGDHDGKVKIKSAEKFLMRGDKVKVFVFFKGRSIVYKDQGKIKLLKFAEEIEEYGKVEQMPVMEGKRMYMILAPKKI
- the rpmI gene encoding 50S ribosomal protein L35 codes for the protein MPKLKTKSGTKKRFKKTANGYIKKKHAFKNHLLTKKSKKRKRKLSTFSLLKKSDQKNIKKQF
- the rplT gene encoding 50S ribosomal protein L20, whose protein sequence is MPRSTNSVYSRRKRKKILKLAKGFYGARSKVYTIAKNAVEKSFSYAFLGRKKKKKYFRSLWIQRINAGSRKYGISYSKFMKKISDKSIKINRKFLSDFSMNHPDIFKKIVDDITL
- the def gene encoding peptide deformylase, with amino-acid sequence MILPIILYGNPILRKKCIDIDMNIYYQDSRINQLIKDMFETLHKVKGIGLAAPQIGKNIRLFIVKTPYLSKNGKNNYQEVFINARILKIYGEEYEFNEGCLSFPGIMEYVKRKSHILIEYYDNNWNKKKKTLKGICSRVIQHEYDHIEGKLFIDYFSSMKKKLIKKKLIIFFEKKNSLL
- the ruvX gene encoding Holliday junction resolvase RuvX — protein: MKKILGIDYGKRITGLSISDISQVFSFGLKSIPTKKLMDFLDIFIVTEKIEKIVIGLPKTLKNKNFLIEKYIQKFIFKFHKKYPKILIDRLDERFTSKIAFYTMIELGIKKKKKNILNKISATLILQSYLSKKKKKN
- a CDS encoding 2,3,4,5-tetrahydropyridine-2,6-dicarboxylate N-succinyltransferase, whose product is MKVNQLKLEIENYWDKKKEIWSTNDSIRKIVIHVIDYVEQGSIRVSEFINGKWQVNEWIKKAIIMYFSIKKMKTIELGPFEFYDKIPIKNKFKEKGIRVVPHAIVRYGSYISPGVILMPSYVNIGSYIGKETMIDTWATIGSCAQIGKRVHISGGVGIGGVLEPIQNNPVIIEDDVFIGSRCILVEGVLIEKESVLGANVVITSSTKILDVTNQKPIEMKGIIPKYSVVIPGSYPKKFPSGIYHIPCAMIIGKRKESTNKKISLNEVLRTHHLIL
- a CDS encoding L-threonylcarbamoyladenylate synthase; translation: MYFYKEEIEKSVKILKRGKCLLYPTDTVWGLGCDAFNLNSIEKIYKIKNRNISKSMIILVENIDRLYELIEYIPNLVKKIIQDNFIKKEKPITIVYKKPRKIVSNLLINSQDNTLAIRLTNDPFCSHLIKTLDRPIISTSANLSGFPTPKSFSEISYSILSKIDYSVNFRRREKARYNSSSILKIISNKIKILRM